In Sander lucioperca isolate FBNREF2018 chromosome 21, SLUC_FBN_1.2, whole genome shotgun sequence, the following proteins share a genomic window:
- the LOC116063847 gene encoding pentraxin fusion protein-like, which yields MRLYAVLFLVAVSTMLAESVSINTLVFPSETSTSYVEMVPQKPLNMRAFTLCMRVATELTGEREIILFAYRTQDYDELNVWRELDGRLSFYLAGEGVLFRVPDIGALQTHLCVTWDSSSGAAALFMDGRKSLTKIYKKGHTVQPGGKVIIGQDPDNYVGSFDASQSFVGEIGDINLWDSVLSDRMIQDMFSGKRVPRGNVFDWETTQLKINGEVVVVNTQQ from the exons ATGAGACTTTACGCCGTCCTGTTCCTTGTTGCCGTCTCCACGATGTTGGCTG AGAGTGTGAGCATTAACACCTTGGTGTTCCCCTCGGAGACGAGTACCAGTTATGTGGAGATGGTCCCTCAGAAGCCCCTGAACATGAGGGCTTTCACTCTGTGCATGCGCGTGGCAACAGAGCTCACCGGTGAACGCGAGATCATCCTGTTTGCATACCGGACCCAAGACTATGACGAGCTGAATGTGTGGCGTGAGCTGGACGGCAG ATTGTCCTTTTACCTGGCGGGAGAAGGTGTTTTATTCCGAGTCCCTGATATCGGCGCCCTGCAGACCCACCTGTGTGTCACCTGGGATTCCAGCTCGGGTGCGGCCGCTCTCTTCATGGATGGGAGGAAAAGCTTGACCAAAATTTACAAGAAGGGTCACACAGTCCAACCCGGAGGCAAGGTTATCATCGGACAAGATCCGGATAATTACGTGGGTTCATTTGATGCCAGCCAGAGTTTTGTTGGGGAGATCGGTGATATTAATTTGTGGGACTCCGTCCTCTCAGACCGCATGATCCAAGACATGTTCTCTGGGAAGAGAGTACCAAGAGGAAATGTTTTCGACTGGGAAACCACACAGCTTAAAATTAACGGGGAGGTGGTGGTTGTTAATACTCAGCAGTAG
- the LOC116063849 gene encoding pentraxin fusion protein-like, giving the protein MRLYAVLFLVAISTMLAESVSINTLVFPSETNSSYVEMVPQKPLNLRAFTLCMRVATELTGRREIVLFAYRTQRADELNVWRELDGRLSFYLVDEPVFFRVPDIGALQTHLCVTWDSSSGAAALFMDGRKSLTKIFKKGHTVQPRGKVIIGQDLDSYLGPFDANQSFVGEIGDINLWDSVLSDRMIQDMFSGKRVPRGNVFDWETTQLKINGEVVVVNTQQ; this is encoded by the exons ATGAGACTTTACGCCGTCCTGTTCCTTGTTGCCATCTCCACGATGTTGGCCG AGAGTGTGAGCATTAACACCTTGGTGTTCCCCTCGGAGACGAATAGCAGTTATGTGGAGATGGTCCCTCAGAAGCCCCTGAACCTGAGGGCTTTCACTCTGTGCATGCGCGTGGCTACAGAGCTCACCGGTAGGCGCGAGATCGTCCTGTTTGCGTACCGGACCCAACGCGCTGACGAGCTGAATGTGTGGCGTGAGCTGGACGGCAG ATTGTCCTTTTACCTGGTGGATGAACCTGTATTTTTCCGAGTCCCTGATATCGGCGCCCTGCAGACCCACCTGTGTGTCACCTGGGATTCCAGCTCAGGTGCGGCAGCTCTCTTCATGGATGGGAGGAAAAGCTTGACCAAAATTTTCAAGAAGGGTCACACAGTCCAACCCAGAGGCAAGGTTATCATCGGACAAGATCTGGATAGTTACTTGGGTCCATTTGATGCCAATCAGAGTTTTGTTGGGGAGATCGGTGATATTAATTTGTGGGACTCCGTCCTCTCAGACCGCATGATCCAAGACATGTTCTCTGGGAAGAGAGTACCAAGAGGAAATGTTTTCGACTGGGAAACCACACAGCTTAAAATTAACGGGGAGGTGGTGGTTGTTAATACTCAGCAGTAG